The Thioalkalivibrio thiocyanodenitrificans ARhD 1 genome window below encodes:
- the rpsL gene encoding 30S ribosomal protein S12 translates to MATINQLVRKPRKRKVEKSAVPALQACPQRRGVCTRVYTTTPKKPNSALRKVARVRLTNGYEVSSYIGGEGHNLQEHSVVLIRGGRVKDLPGVRYHTVRGSLDTQGVQNRKQARSKYGAKRPKKA, encoded by the coding sequence ATGGCAACAATCAATCAGTTGGTGCGCAAGCCGCGCAAACGGAAGGTGGAAAAGAGCGCGGTGCCAGCGCTGCAGGCCTGTCCGCAGCGCCGTGGCGTGTGTACGCGCGTGTACACCACGACCCCGAAAAAGCCGAACTCGGCGCTTCGCAAGGTGGCACGTGTGCGTTTGACCAACGGCTACGAGGTCAGCAGCTACATCGGCGGCGAGGGTCACAACCTTCAGGAGCATTCGGTGGTGCTGATCCGTGGCGGCCGTGTAAAGGACCTGCCGGGTGTGCGCTACCACACGGTGCGCGGCAGCTTGGACACCCAGGGTGTCCAGAACCGCAAGCAGGCCCGCTCCAAGTATGGTGCCAAGCGCCCCAAGAAGGCCTGA